A genomic segment from Streptomyces sp. NBC_00654 encodes:
- a CDS encoding DUF397 domain-containing protein has translation MTTESPRWFKSSYSNNGGACVEVAANLAASRGMVPVRDSKDLNGPTLDLRADAFASFVAGVKAGEFGTA, from the coding sequence GTGACGACCGAATCCCCCCGTTGGTTCAAGTCCTCGTACAGCAACAACGGCGGCGCCTGTGTCGAGGTCGCTGCCAACCTCGCCGCCTCGCGCGGCATGGTCCCCGTGCGTGACTCCAAGGATCTGAACGGCCCCACCCTGGACCTTCGTGCCGATGCGTTCGCCTCCTTCGTGGCGGGCGTCAAGGCCGGAGAGTTCGGCACTGCCTGA
- a CDS encoding helix-turn-helix transcriptional regulator, with amino-acid sequence MNRKELAPESSPEAAFGARIRRLREAHGWKQEELGGQMGYSGTHISAVETGRKLPTLRFSRSADRVFGTGDTADTFERQWREIRHGSLLEGFPEYVGYEGRAAEIRLYEVGVLPGLLQTPEYATVLAESAVKRGAITPEQARERVCLVAERQAALVRKSTAPLVLVVLDESCIQRPVGGSAVMDAQLARLVEFAELPNTVLQVAPFGMGERRPFDLPLYILTLADRQLMSYAESTQRGHLERESTSVVPLLTAYHQLQAEALSQAASVAMIEQLRKGTP; translated from the coding sequence TTGAACCGCAAGGAGTTAGCCCCTGAGAGCAGTCCGGAGGCCGCCTTCGGTGCGCGAATCCGCAGGCTGCGCGAGGCTCACGGATGGAAGCAGGAAGAGCTGGGCGGACAGATGGGGTACTCCGGTACGCACATCTCTGCCGTCGAAACTGGTCGCAAGCTTCCGACTCTTCGCTTCTCGCGCAGTGCGGACCGTGTCTTCGGGACCGGGGACACCGCCGACACCTTCGAACGTCAGTGGCGTGAAATCCGGCACGGCAGCCTGCTGGAAGGCTTCCCGGAGTACGTGGGGTACGAAGGCCGGGCAGCGGAGATCCGGCTGTACGAAGTAGGCGTCCTACCTGGTCTTCTCCAGACCCCGGAATATGCAACAGTCCTCGCGGAGAGCGCCGTCAAGCGGGGGGCGATCACCCCCGAGCAGGCGCGTGAGCGGGTCTGTCTCGTCGCGGAGCGGCAGGCCGCGCTCGTCCGGAAGTCCACCGCGCCCCTCGTCCTGGTGGTGCTGGATGAGAGCTGCATCCAACGGCCCGTAGGCGGATCAGCCGTGATGGACGCGCAGTTGGCGCGACTGGTGGAGTTCGCCGAGCTGCCGAACACTGTGCTGCAGGTTGCCCCGTTCGGCATGGGGGAACGTCGCCCGTTCGACCTGCCGCTGTACATACTGACGCTCGCGGACCGCCAGCTCATGTCGTACGCGGAGTCCACCCAGCGGGGCCATCTCGAACGGGAAAGCACTTCCGTAGTCCCCCTGTTGACCGCCTACCATCAGTTGCAGGCCGAAGCGCTCTCACAAGCGGCATCCGTGGCCATGATCGAGCAGTTACGAAAGGGCACTCCGTGA
- a CDS encoding IS630 family transposase codes for MPERVRVREIDDDEGRRLLRIIRRGTGSVVTWRRAQMVLLSAQGMPVARIAEVSFTSDDRVRDVIHNFNTDGFGSLYPKYSGGRPKTFTLPERREIKKIAKSKPTEHDLPFSTWSLTKLADFLVAEGVVDDISYEGLRILLREEGVSFQRLKTWKTSRDPDYAAKKARVEHLYAIADGEVIPEDGEPEVIFCMDEFGPLNLMPHPGRQWAERGGKHKDPDREPRRRRRATYNRYGGVRHLFAALDLTKDKLYGHIKPVKKRTQFLEFCRYLRTLHPPTVRIAIVSDNFSPHLTTKKCQRVGTWAAANNVEMAYTPTNSSWLNRIEAQFTALRYFTLDGTDHADHKEQGSMIRRYIIWRNRHADDRRLRAVVHRANVA; via the coding sequence ATGCCAGAGCGTGTACGGGTTCGTGAGATCGATGACGACGAGGGCCGACGGCTGCTGCGGATCATCCGCAGGGGCACCGGGTCGGTGGTGACCTGGCGGCGGGCTCAGATGGTGCTGCTGTCCGCTCAGGGCATGCCGGTGGCGAGAATCGCCGAGGTGTCGTTCACCAGTGACGATCGTGTCAGAGACGTGATCCACAACTTCAACACGGACGGCTTCGGCTCGCTGTATCCGAAGTATTCCGGCGGCCGGCCGAAGACATTCACGTTGCCGGAACGACGCGAGATCAAGAAGATCGCCAAGTCCAAGCCGACCGAGCACGACCTGCCGTTCTCGACCTGGAGTCTGACCAAGTTGGCGGACTTCCTGGTCGCCGAGGGGGTGGTCGACGACATCAGCTACGAGGGCCTGCGCATCCTGCTCCGCGAGGAAGGCGTCTCCTTTCAACGCCTGAAGACCTGGAAGACCTCCCGCGATCCGGACTACGCGGCCAAGAAGGCCCGCGTCGAGCACCTCTATGCGATCGCAGACGGCGAGGTCATACCCGAGGACGGTGAACCCGAGGTCATTTTCTGCATGGACGAGTTCGGGCCCCTCAACCTGATGCCGCACCCGGGCCGGCAGTGGGCCGAACGGGGAGGTAAGCACAAGGACCCCGACCGCGAGCCCCGGCGACGGCGCCGGGCGACCTACAACCGCTACGGCGGGGTCCGGCACCTGTTCGCTGCCCTGGACCTGACCAAGGACAAGCTCTACGGCCACATCAAGCCGGTCAAGAAGAGGACCCAGTTCCTGGAGTTTTGCCGCTACCTCCGCACGCTTCACCCACCAACGGTGCGGATCGCGATCGTCAGCGACAACTTCTCCCCGCACCTGACCACGAAAAAGTGCCAGCGCGTCGGCACCTGGGCAGCGGCGAACAACGTGGAGATGGCCTACACCCCGACCAACAGCTCCTGGCTCAACCGCATCGAGGCCCAGTTCACAGCCCTGCGCTACTTCACCCTCGACGGCACCGACCACGCCGACCATAAAGAGCAGGGCAGCATGATCCGCCGCTACATCATCTGGCGAAACCGCCACGCCGACGACCGGCGCCTACGCGCCGTCGTCCACAGGGCGAACGTTGCCTGA